A genomic segment from Nitrosopumilus sp. K4 encodes:
- a CDS encoding Hsp20/alpha crystallin family protein: MTTKKPVKKQSKIEPSWTSNWLDIDKSIDNLRREMEKAFSSFPSISMPKMPHSSCDVIDEGKQFRVKMDVPGIKKNEINLNVTDNSLEISAEHKEESEEKKKNYLRKERSHVSYYRTLPLSEKVVSGKVKAKLSDGVLDITLPKSKPTKTQKKKSVSIQ, translated from the coding sequence ATGACAACAAAAAAGCCTGTAAAAAAACAATCTAAGATAGAACCATCATGGACATCAAATTGGCTAGATATTGACAAATCAATTGATAACTTGAGACGAGAAATGGAAAAAGCATTTTCATCATTTCCATCAATTTCAATGCCAAAAATGCCACATTCATCTTGTGATGTGATTGATGAAGGAAAACAATTTCGCGTAAAGATGGATGTTCCGGGAATAAAGAAAAATGAAATCAATCTTAATGTGACTGATAACTCTCTGGAAATTTCTGCAGAACATAAAGAAGAGTCTGAAGAAAAGAAAAAGAACTATCTTAGAAAAGAAAGGAGCCATGTGTCGTATTATAGAACACTTCCTTTGTCTGAAAAAGTTGTTTCAGGCAAGGTAAAGGCAAAACTTTCAGATGGTGTCTTAGACATTACTTTGCCAAAATCAAAACCAACGAAGACACAAAAGAAAAAATCCGTATCGATACAATAA
- a CDS encoding proteasome assembly chaperone family protein, whose amino-acid sequence MTLNKSIKENILLVGFPSNGLVGTFSISYLIHYLGMKQIGEIDLPDLPPTLFVENGEILSPIRIYKKDNIFVIISDLPFDPYHANNFSESVLQYCKNNDIKKIIIVSGMETINREPKTPKIYGLATHQPLEELLYKNEIPKFLAGSIFGTDAAIITVFRKSKTPALILYAECHPFFPDPEASILAITTLAKVLNVKVDTTDIKKKMERLRIQHRNLMEETIRALQQQQQDKQTGRAPQIYR is encoded by the coding sequence ATGACATTAAACAAATCAATTAAAGAAAATATCCTGTTGGTAGGCTTTCCAAGCAATGGTCTTGTTGGCACATTTTCAATATCTTATTTAATCCATTATTTAGGGATGAAGCAAATTGGGGAGATTGATCTACCTGATTTACCACCTACATTGTTTGTTGAAAATGGAGAAATTCTTTCTCCAATCAGAATTTATAAAAAAGATAACATCTTTGTGATAATTTCTGATCTCCCCTTTGATCCTTATCATGCAAATAATTTTTCAGAATCAGTTTTACAATATTGCAAAAATAATGATATAAAAAAAATCATCATTGTCAGTGGAATGGAAACCATTAATCGAGAACCAAAAACTCCAAAAATATATGGTTTAGCAACACATCAACCACTTGAAGAATTGTTATATAAAAATGAGATTCCAAAATTTCTTGCAGGCTCAATTTTTGGTACTGACGCTGCAATAATCACTGTTTTTAGAAAATCAAAAACTCCAGCATTAATTCTGTATGCAGAATGCCATCCTTTCTTTCCCGATCCTGAAGCATCGATCTTAGCAATTACAACACTTGCAAAAGTTCTGAATGTTAAAGTAGATACAACTGACATCAAAAAGAAAATGGAAAGACTTCGAATACAACATAGAAATCTAATGGAAGAGACCATTCGTGCATTACAACAACAGCAGCAGGACAAACAAACTGGAAGAGCTCCACAAATTTACAGGTGA
- a CDS encoding P-II family nitrogen regulator has translation MKKIEAIIKRSNYPNIANQLASMGYSIIDKRNLEDSKIFDKQSASKVGSSGLKTIPLSKIELVVSDKDARQVINLISKKSGFANVQGGKIFISEMEEVVDMETLEVQHDVETDDFKLPPKPKIKRSRLVPLQKFTLIKLEKIYDENEEKLQTEYRIKSFSDFVNHCIMGYLPTIEKQLKHETIVYGNNFGEF, from the coding sequence ATGAAGAAAATTGAGGCTATCATTAAAAGATCAAACTATCCAAATATTGCAAATCAACTAGCAAGTATGGGTTATTCAATTATTGATAAACGAAATCTTGAAGACAGCAAAATTTTTGATAAACAATCTGCATCAAAGGTTGGTTCATCTGGCCTCAAAACAATTCCTCTTTCAAAAATTGAACTTGTAGTGTCTGATAAGGATGCAAGACAAGTAATTAATTTGATATCAAAAAAATCAGGCTTTGCTAATGTTCAAGGAGGCAAAATTTTCATCTCTGAAATGGAAGAGGTTGTAGACATGGAAACATTAGAAGTACAACATGATGTTGAAACTGATGACTTCAAACTCCCACCAAAACCAAAAATTAAAAGAAGTAGACTAGTCCCACTTCAGAAATTTACTCTTATCAAACTAGAAAAGATCTATGATGAAAATGAAGAAAAACTACAAACTGAATATAGAATAAAATCATTTAGCGATTTTGTAAATCATTGTATCATGGGTTACCTTCCAACAATTGAAAAGCAACTCAAACATGAAACAATTGTCTATGGAAATAATTTTGGGGAATTTTAG
- a CDS encoding ammonium transporter yields MAIDTGDTAWMLVAGSLVLLMIPALGLFESGLLRKKNAVSVFMQIFFGLALLSVMWFVFGFSLSFGPDETGGLMGNMDWVFLKGVPWDESLDYAPTIPGVLFVKFQLMFAAITPLLLTGTIAERMKFSSFIIFIASWSILIYYPLVHWVWGGGWLAELGVVDFAGGIVIHTSVGMGALAAAIVLGRRRFFGPAIEIPHSIPLAVVGSSLLWLGWFGFNAGSALASGSLAGNTVIVTHMASSVSALIWVGLSWMRTGKPSVVAAVNGAIAGLAGITPASGFVSVEHSFVIGIAIGIASYSTIVIFKEKLKIDDALDVSSVHGTAGIIGALAIGIFASSAVNPAGPDGLLYGNPDQLGIQAIGVAVAAALGFGGTFIIMKVLDFLIGVRVSPEVEDAGLDISEHAERAYADEEEFKLEMDEYVEGLEEKGEFFFNKK; encoded by the coding sequence ATGGCCATAGATACTGGTGATACAGCGTGGATGCTGGTAGCAGGAAGTTTAGTACTGTTAATGATCCCTGCACTAGGACTCTTTGAATCTGGCCTCCTAAGAAAAAAGAATGCAGTATCAGTTTTCATGCAGATCTTCTTTGGATTAGCACTACTTAGTGTAATGTGGTTCGTTTTTGGATTTAGTTTATCATTTGGACCTGATGAGACAGGTGGTTTAATGGGTAACATGGATTGGGTATTCCTCAAAGGTGTTCCATGGGATGAGTCCCTTGATTATGCACCAACTATTCCTGGTGTCTTATTTGTGAAGTTCCAGTTAATGTTTGCAGCAATTACTCCATTGCTACTGACAGGTACAATTGCTGAGAGAATGAAGTTCAGCTCATTTATCATATTTATCGCGTCTTGGTCTATCCTCATCTATTATCCACTAGTACACTGGGTATGGGGAGGCGGCTGGTTAGCAGAACTTGGCGTTGTAGACTTTGCTGGCGGTATCGTAATTCACACAAGTGTCGGTATGGGCGCTCTTGCAGCTGCCATAGTGCTTGGAAGAAGAAGGTTCTTTGGACCAGCAATTGAAATTCCACACAGTATTCCACTTGCTGTAGTAGGTTCATCATTACTATGGTTGGGATGGTTCGGATTTAACGCAGGAAGCGCATTAGCATCTGGATCATTGGCAGGAAACACTGTAATTGTAACTCACATGGCATCATCAGTTTCAGCTTTAATTTGGGTAGGACTATCTTGGATGAGAACAGGCAAACCTTCAGTAGTTGCGGCAGTTAACGGCGCAATTGCAGGACTTGCAGGAATTACACCAGCATCCGGATTCGTTAGTGTAGAACACTCATTTGTAATTGGTATCGCAATTGGTATCGCATCATATTCAACAATTGTAATCTTCAAGGAGAAACTAAAGATTGATGATGCACTAGATGTCAGCTCCGTCCACGGAACTGCAGGTATTATTGGTGCACTTGCAATTGGTATCTTTGCAAGTTCTGCAGTAAACCCTGCAGGACCTGATGGATTACTATATGGTAATCCAGATCAATTAGGAATTCAAGCAATTGGTGTTGCAGTTGCAGCAGCATTAGGATTTGGAGGAACCTTCATCATCATGAAGGTATTGGACTTCTTGATAGGAGTAAGGGTATCTCCAGAAGTGGAAGATGCTGGACTCGATATCAGCGAACATGCAGAAAGGGCGTATGCTGATGAAGAAGAATTCAAACTAGAAATGGATGAATACGTAGAAGGGTTAGAAGAAAAAGGCGAATTCTTCTTTAATAAAAAATAG
- a CDS encoding transcription initiation factor IIB family protein, giving the protein MVSQSKNPKELCPRCAQGKLVTDNESGEMFCSKCGFVITEKLQESGPEWRSFTQDEHGDRARAGAPTSLTMHDMGLATIINPINKDASGRPLTASMKSTIERLRTWDSRSQVHEPVDRNFRQAFSELNRLKDKLAISDAVIEKAAYIYRKALDKGLVRGRSISALMASALYAACRDTETPRNLKDVEQAANIKRKDIARCYRLLVKELDLRMPVTDSIQCVARIASRIGIAEKTKRYAVKVLKQAQENEVSAGKDPMGLAAAALYLSCVKNGEDKTQRDIAEAANVTEVTIRNRYKGLKDSLDL; this is encoded by the coding sequence ATGGTAAGTCAATCTAAAAACCCAAAAGAATTGTGTCCTAGATGCGCTCAGGGTAAGCTGGTCACTGACAATGAATCAGGAGAAATGTTTTGCTCCAAATGTGGCTTTGTAATTACTGAGAAACTACAGGAATCTGGACCTGAATGGAGATCCTTTACACAAGACGAACACGGTGACAGAGCAAGAGCAGGCGCACCAACATCGCTGACCATGCATGATATGGGACTTGCAACAATCATCAATCCAATCAACAAGGATGCTTCAGGCCGTCCATTAACTGCATCAATGAAAAGCACAATTGAAAGACTAAGAACTTGGGATAGTAGAAGTCAAGTTCATGAACCTGTTGATAGAAATTTTAGACAGGCATTTAGTGAATTAAACAGACTAAAAGACAAACTAGCAATCTCTGATGCTGTAATTGAAAAAGCAGCTTACATCTACAGAAAAGCACTTGACAAAGGTCTTGTTAGAGGACGTTCCATTTCAGCACTAATGGCCTCAGCACTTTATGCTGCATGTCGTGATACTGAAACTCCACGTAATCTAAAAGATGTAGAGCAAGCAGCTAACATCAAGAGAAAAGACATTGCAAGATGTTACAGACTGCTAGTCAAAGAACTAGACTTGAGAATGCCAGTAACTGATTCAATTCAATGTGTCGCAAGAATTGCAAGCAGAATTGGAATTGCAGAAAAGACAAAAAGATATGCAGTCAAAGTGCTCAAACAAGCACAAGAAAACGAAGTTTCAGCAGGAAAAGATCCTATGGGATTGGCTGCAGCAGCACTGTACTTGTCATGTGTCAAAAACGGTGAGGACAAGACTCAGCGTGATATTGCCGAAGCTGCAAACGTTACTGAAGTAACTATCAGAAATAGATACAAGGGTCTCAAAGACTCGCTAGATCTATAA
- a CDS encoding P-II family nitrogen regulator, protein MLRIEALLGNNDVMEISEALKKIQIGGLTVTKVRGRGKKPPPEIHASKGSAIFQPQFSQKYVIVAIIPENKEEEVINIIKEKGTVGKIFVSPILRAVDIATGTEGEEVI, encoded by the coding sequence ATGCTAAGAATTGAAGCTTTACTAGGAAACAACGACGTAATGGAGATTAGTGAAGCACTAAAGAAAATTCAGATAGGCGGTCTAACAGTAACCAAAGTTAGAGGTCGTGGAAAGAAACCACCTCCTGAAATCCATGCTTCTAAAGGTAGTGCAATATTTCAGCCTCAATTCAGCCAGAAATATGTAATTGTAGCTATAATTCCTGAAAATAAAGAAGAAGAAGTAATCAACATTATCAAAGAGAAAGGAACTGTTGGAAAGATTTTCGTCTCACCAATCTTAAGAGCAGTTGACATTGCAACTGGAACTGAAGGCGAAGAAGTAATCTAG
- a CDS encoding Hsp20/alpha crystallin family protein, protein MKDYADNQFEIRIIQPSLSSLFSDDIDSQILSPLSCLREFGTYWLLEFDLPLVNKKDIKVTFDQNTIGVEAKLKETYYEEKLGVKTQFQYFKKTISLPGNINKNKTTAKFENGILRIIIPKKISGQKIKIN, encoded by the coding sequence ATGAAAGATTATGCTGATAACCAATTTGAAATAAGAATAATTCAACCATCACTTAGTTCATTATTTAGCGATGATATTGATAGCCAAATTTTATCACCATTATCATGTCTACGCGAGTTTGGAACCTACTGGTTATTAGAATTCGATCTTCCTTTAGTAAATAAAAAAGATATCAAAGTAACATTTGATCAAAATACAATTGGTGTTGAGGCAAAACTAAAGGAAACATACTATGAAGAAAAACTAGGTGTGAAAACACAATTTCAATATTTTAAGAAAACAATCTCATTGCCAGGAAATATCAATAAAAATAAAACTACTGCAAAATTTGAAAATGGAATTTTAAGAATTATTATTCCTAAGAAGATTTCTGGTCAAAAGATCAAAATCAATTAG
- a CDS encoding DUF1059 domain-containing protein: MTKSISCKDAGKDCGWSASSQTEEELMHKVLEHVKEDHKEIELNPESIESIKSLIKEN; the protein is encoded by the coding sequence ATGACAAAAAGTATTAGTTGTAAGGATGCTGGAAAAGATTGTGGTTGGTCTGCCTCATCTCAAACAGAAGAAGAGTTGATGCATAAAGTCCTTGAGCATGTTAAAGAAGATCATAAAGAGATCGAACTAAATCCTGAATCTATTGAGAGTATCAAGTCATTAATTAAAGAAAATTAA
- a CDS encoding CBS domain-containing protein: MITDTIYEHLKDIQSQKVKPLISKATLIEPSETLSSVIGKLTKNNAYDAFYLNGKTTLSTNVRTLLNAKSITTMKVDPFLYPIPFVTPNNSIQKAANIIAHYRIREVPVVQKNKIVGVVTAKKILKLLSKKDNKWIKANLIYTQNPIIVSSDESLSSARKIMTSKKLDHLPVMNKGQVKQVLTSSHLLDSIIPQEKQGRKSMGSRTIHKLESRIGNIGSTRIPQCTPNDDLNKIIKLMQKTDTTCCLVNLWDNLQGIITLRDILGLLASKIETPIPLYIVGLPEDQKNVSLISKKFMNTLKRLQKVYSEIQEARVSIKQQRTGGKKEGKYEVSIMIITPHHAPMIYNSVGFDLSEVLEELSQKLLKTLSKRAKQRSKTSIRKIGLPEF, translated from the coding sequence ATGATTACAGATACAATTTATGAACATCTTAAAGATATTCAGTCACAAAAGGTAAAACCCCTTATTTCTAAGGCCACCTTAATTGAGCCATCAGAAACTCTATCAAGTGTAATTGGTAAATTAACAAAGAATAACGCTTATGATGCATTTTATTTAAATGGAAAAACTACACTATCCACAAATGTTAGAACATTACTTAATGCAAAAAGCATTACAACTATGAAAGTGGATCCATTTCTTTACCCAATTCCATTTGTTACACCAAACAATTCCATTCAAAAAGCAGCAAACATCATAGCACATTATAGAATTCGTGAAGTACCAGTTGTTCAAAAAAACAAAATTGTTGGGGTAGTTACCGCTAAAAAAATTCTAAAATTACTCTCAAAAAAAGACAACAAATGGATTAAAGCTAATTTAATTTATACTCAAAACCCAATCATAGTCTCCTCTGACGAATCACTTAGCAGCGCTAGAAAAATAATGACTTCAAAAAAACTGGATCACTTACCAGTGATGAACAAAGGCCAAGTCAAACAAGTTCTTACTTCCTCACATCTTCTTGATTCTATTATTCCACAAGAAAAACAAGGAAGAAAATCAATGGGAAGCAGAACGATTCACAAATTAGAATCAAGAATAGGAAACATTGGAAGTACACGAATCCCCCAATGTACACCAAATGATGATCTTAACAAAATTATAAAATTAATGCAAAAAACAGATACAACATGCTGTCTTGTTAATTTATGGGATAATCTACAAGGGATTATCACATTAAGAGATATTCTTGGATTGCTTGCATCAAAAATTGAAACTCCAATTCCGTTGTATATTGTTGGACTACCCGAAGATCAAAAGAATGTAAGTCTAATCAGTAAAAAATTTATGAATACGCTGAAAAGATTACAAAAAGTCTATTCAGAAATTCAAGAAGCCCGTGTTTCAATTAAACAACAAAGAACCGGAGGTAAAAAAGAAGGAAAATACGAAGTATCAATTATGATTATAACTCCTCATCATGCTCCAATGATTTACAATTCAGTTGGATTTGATTTAAGCGAAGTCCTAGAGGAGTTAAGCCAAAAATTACTAAAAACATTGTCTAAACGTGCTAAACAACGTTCAAAGACAAGTATTAGAAAGATTGGACTTCCAGAATTCTAA